The proteins below come from a single Aegilops tauschii subsp. strangulata cultivar AL8/78 chromosome 6, Aet v6.0, whole genome shotgun sequence genomic window:
- the LOC109775027 gene encoding uncharacterized protein isoform X1 has protein sequence MEPPGSGSGAAEPVEEDRVEEPAQGGSNSNASSPTAAAPPPPRTTPLHLEQAGGGADGSTPATVFDPRKGKDPVSLLPPWVIPPPPSPATVFDPRKGKDPVPPLPPWVIPPPPSPAGSSSSSDSSIDYGAAFRAGTFGDGVTESSTAAELRARGGRARATWSDPLVADTRGEPNAAPHPFDHGMIDRLVREQAAIDGAIGLREEPEEAAPSIDPKLVAQSLLERLARVQAAVDEDNRRREQQYNSLRAEEAMYRKEQEKLSQVKVVVKVKPKQDKLGINWTQIKNKIFRREGREICSEHVNHQTHPITEVRRHHRLASDEANHLDAYSEYRSVIGDGECFYRSFIFSYLEQVIDRQDTHEEHRLLRVVERMSMQHANLRWNSDFRRSSKAFKNLIKKIMRRKHGRETTSSRRKEKLLKFFNKDDTTLDIFIFLRLVVAIQMCSHREVYEPLIPGLRGNYNLEDWCFWRVTPARRFTDHVMMLALATALEVPLRVERVRGGYDPDIYTVPGVPRPRVTLLYSANHQEIIYPRASQREHAADQGSNQQTSQRKHPADQSSSHQASQRDDPADQS, from the exons ATGGAGCCACCCGGTTCGGGTTCAGGAGCAGCAGAACCGGTCGAGGAGGACCGCGTCGAAGAACCGGCCCAGGGGGGCTCCAACTCCAACGCCTCCTCCCCGACCGCTGCTGCGCCGCCACCTCCCCGCACGACGCCCCTCCACCTCGAGCAGGCCGGAGGCGGCGCCGATGGGTCGACCCCCGCGACGGTGTTCGACCCCCGGAAGGGCAAGGATCCGGTGTCGCTGCTGCCGCCCTGGGTCATTCCTCCTCCTCCGAGCCCCGCGACGGTGTTCGACCCCCGGAAGGGCAAGGATCCGGTGCCCCCGCTGCCGCCCTGGGTCATTCCTCCTCCTCCGAGCCCCGCGGGCAGCAGCAGCTCCTCCGACTCCTCCATCGACTACGGCGCGGCATTCAGAGCTGGGACCTTCGGAGACGGGGTCACGGAGTCGAGCACCGCCGCCGAACTCAGAGCCCGCGGCGGCAGGGCGCGGGCTACGTGGAGCGACCCCTTGGTGGCGGACACGAGGGGGGAGCCCAACGCGGCGCCGCATCCGTTCGACCACGGGATGATCGATCGGCTGGTGCGAGAGCAGGCGGCCATCGACGGGGCGATCGGGCTACGGGAAGAGCCCGAGGAGGCGGCGCCGTCGATCGACCCCAAGCTGGTTGCGCAGTCGTTGCTCGAGCGGCTGGCGAGAGTGCAGGCGGCCGTCGACGAGGACAACAGGCGACGGGAACAGCAG TACAACTCGTTGCGCGCGGAAGAGGCGATGTACAGGAAAGAACAG GAGAAACTATCACAAGTAAAGGTTGTGGTAAAGGTGAAACCCAAGCAAGACAAACTAGGTATAAACTGGACTCAGATCAAGAACAAG ATTTTTCGTAGAGAAGGAAGGGAAATATGTTCGGAACATGTGAACCACCAG ACACATCCCATCACTGAAGTCAGAAGGCATCATAGGCTTGCTTCTGACGAGGCGAACCATCTTGATGCCTATTCAGAATATAGATCGGTGATTGGAGATGGGGAGTGTTTCTACAGGAGCTTCATATTTTCGTACCTT GAGCAAGTTATTGATAGGCAGGACACACATGAGGAACATCGTCTCCTTCGTGTTGTTGAAAGAATGTCCATGCAACATGCAAATCTTCGATGGAACTCTGACTTTCGCAGGAGCAGCAAA GCATTTAAGAATCTGATCAAGAAAATAATGAGACGGAAACATGGCAGAGAAACAACTAGCAG CCGCCGTAAAGAGAAACTTCTCAAGTTCTTCAACAAGGATGATACGACACTAGACA TTTTCATTTTCCTCAGATTAGTAGTAGCTATCCAGATGTGCTCGCACAGGGAGGTGTATGAACCGCTTATACCAGGGCTCAGAGGAAATTACAATCTGGAAGAT TGGTGCTTTTGGCGCGTCACTCCAGCTCGTCGGTTCACGGATCATGTTATGATGTTGGCCTTGGCCACAGCGCTTGAGGTGCCCCTCAGAGTGGAGCGAGTCCGAGGAGGATATGATCCAGATATCTACACTGTTCCTGGAGTTCCCCGTCCGAGAGTGACCCTGCTGTACTCGGCAAATCACCAGGAAATCATCTACCCACGTGCTTCCCAGAGAGAACATGCTGCTGATCAGGGTTCAAATCAACAGACTTCCCAGAGAAAACATCCTGCTGATCAGAGTTCAAGTCATCAGGCTTCCCAGAGAGACGATCCTGCTGATCAGAGTTGA
- the LOC109775027 gene encoding uncharacterized protein isoform X2 produces MEPPGSGSGAAEPVEEDRVEEPAQGGSNSNASSPTAAAPPPPRTTPLHLEQAGGGADGSTPATVFDPRKGKDPVSLLPPWVIPPPPSPATVFDPRKGKDPVPPLPPWVIPPPPSPAGSSSSSDSSIDYGAAFRAGTFGDGVTESSTAAELRARGGRARATWSDPLVADTRGEPNAAPHPFDHGMIDRLVREQAAIDGAIGLREEPEEAAPSIDPKLVAQSLLERLARVQAAVDEDNRRREQQYNSLRAEEAMYRKEQEKLSQVKVVVKVKPKQDKLGINWTQIKNKTHPITEVRRHHRLASDEANHLDAYSEYRSVIGDGECFYRSFIFSYLEQVIDRQDTHEEHRLLRVVERMSMQHANLRWNSDFRRSSKAFKNLIKKIMRRKHGRETTSSRRKEKLLKFFNKDDTTLDIFIFLRLVVAIQMCSHREVYEPLIPGLRGNYNLEDWCFWRVTPARRFTDHVMMLALATALEVPLRVERVRGGYDPDIYTVPGVPRPRVTLLYSANHQEIIYPRASQREHAADQGSNQQTSQRKHPADQSSSHQASQRDDPADQS; encoded by the exons ATGGAGCCACCCGGTTCGGGTTCAGGAGCAGCAGAACCGGTCGAGGAGGACCGCGTCGAAGAACCGGCCCAGGGGGGCTCCAACTCCAACGCCTCCTCCCCGACCGCTGCTGCGCCGCCACCTCCCCGCACGACGCCCCTCCACCTCGAGCAGGCCGGAGGCGGCGCCGATGGGTCGACCCCCGCGACGGTGTTCGACCCCCGGAAGGGCAAGGATCCGGTGTCGCTGCTGCCGCCCTGGGTCATTCCTCCTCCTCCGAGCCCCGCGACGGTGTTCGACCCCCGGAAGGGCAAGGATCCGGTGCCCCCGCTGCCGCCCTGGGTCATTCCTCCTCCTCCGAGCCCCGCGGGCAGCAGCAGCTCCTCCGACTCCTCCATCGACTACGGCGCGGCATTCAGAGCTGGGACCTTCGGAGACGGGGTCACGGAGTCGAGCACCGCCGCCGAACTCAGAGCCCGCGGCGGCAGGGCGCGGGCTACGTGGAGCGACCCCTTGGTGGCGGACACGAGGGGGGAGCCCAACGCGGCGCCGCATCCGTTCGACCACGGGATGATCGATCGGCTGGTGCGAGAGCAGGCGGCCATCGACGGGGCGATCGGGCTACGGGAAGAGCCCGAGGAGGCGGCGCCGTCGATCGACCCCAAGCTGGTTGCGCAGTCGTTGCTCGAGCGGCTGGCGAGAGTGCAGGCGGCCGTCGACGAGGACAACAGGCGACGGGAACAGCAG TACAACTCGTTGCGCGCGGAAGAGGCGATGTACAGGAAAGAACAG GAGAAACTATCACAAGTAAAGGTTGTGGTAAAGGTGAAACCCAAGCAAGACAAACTAGGTATAAACTGGACTCAGATCAAGAACAAG ACACATCCCATCACTGAAGTCAGAAGGCATCATAGGCTTGCTTCTGACGAGGCGAACCATCTTGATGCCTATTCAGAATATAGATCGGTGATTGGAGATGGGGAGTGTTTCTACAGGAGCTTCATATTTTCGTACCTT GAGCAAGTTATTGATAGGCAGGACACACATGAGGAACATCGTCTCCTTCGTGTTGTTGAAAGAATGTCCATGCAACATGCAAATCTTCGATGGAACTCTGACTTTCGCAGGAGCAGCAAA GCATTTAAGAATCTGATCAAGAAAATAATGAGACGGAAACATGGCAGAGAAACAACTAGCAG CCGCCGTAAAGAGAAACTTCTCAAGTTCTTCAACAAGGATGATACGACACTAGACA TTTTCATTTTCCTCAGATTAGTAGTAGCTATCCAGATGTGCTCGCACAGGGAGGTGTATGAACCGCTTATACCAGGGCTCAGAGGAAATTACAATCTGGAAGAT TGGTGCTTTTGGCGCGTCACTCCAGCTCGTCGGTTCACGGATCATGTTATGATGTTGGCCTTGGCCACAGCGCTTGAGGTGCCCCTCAGAGTGGAGCGAGTCCGAGGAGGATATGATCCAGATATCTACACTGTTCCTGGAGTTCCCCGTCCGAGAGTGACCCTGCTGTACTCGGCAAATCACCAGGAAATCATCTACCCACGTGCTTCCCAGAGAGAACATGCTGCTGATCAGGGTTCAAATCAACAGACTTCCCAGAGAAAACATCCTGCTGATCAGAGTTCAAGTCATCAGGCTTCCCAGAGAGACGATCCTGCTGATCAGAGTTGA